The Kitasatospora sp. NBC_00374 genome has a segment encoding these proteins:
- the leuC gene encoding 3-isopropylmalate dehydratase large subunit: MGRTLAEKVWDDHVVRRAEGEPDLLYIDLHLLHEVTSPQAFDGLRLAGRAVRRTDLTIATEDHNTPTLDIDKPIADPVSRIQLETLRRNAAEFGVRIHSLGDIEQGVVHVVGPQLGLTQPGTTVVCGDSHTSTHGAFGALAFGIGTSQVEHVLATQTLPLAPFRTMAITVEGELPEGVTAKDLILAIITKIGTGGGQGYVLEYRGSAIRSLSMEARMTICNMSIEAGARAGMIAPDRTTFDYLQGRPHAPQGEDWDAAVAYWETLATDEDAVFDHEIFIDATELTPFVTWGTNPGQGAPLGANVPDPASFEDPQERVAAENALTYMGLTAGTPLREVTVDAVFVGSCTNGRIEDLRAAAAIVEGRTIAEGVRMLVVPGSVRVALQAVEEGLDKVFTAAGAEWRHAGCSMCLGMNPDQLAPGERCASTSNRNFEGRQGKGGRTHLVSPQVAAATALLGRLAAPADLSSDVAVEV, encoded by the coding sequence ATGGGACGGACACTGGCGGAGAAGGTCTGGGACGACCACGTCGTCCGGCGCGCCGAGGGCGAGCCCGACCTGCTCTACATCGATCTGCACCTGCTGCACGAGGTGACCAGCCCGCAGGCCTTCGACGGGCTCCGACTGGCCGGCCGCGCCGTCCGCCGGACCGATCTCACGATCGCGACCGAGGACCACAACACCCCGACCCTGGACATCGACAAGCCGATCGCCGACCCGGTCTCCCGGATCCAGCTGGAGACGCTGCGCCGCAACGCCGCGGAGTTCGGCGTGCGCATCCACTCGCTGGGCGACATCGAGCAGGGCGTGGTCCACGTGGTCGGCCCGCAGCTGGGCCTGACCCAGCCGGGCACCACCGTCGTCTGCGGCGACTCGCACACCTCCACCCACGGCGCGTTCGGTGCGCTGGCCTTCGGCATCGGCACCAGCCAGGTCGAGCACGTGCTGGCCACCCAGACGCTGCCGCTGGCCCCGTTCAGGACCATGGCGATCACGGTCGAGGGCGAGCTGCCCGAGGGCGTCACCGCCAAGGACCTGATCCTGGCCATCATCACGAAGATCGGTACCGGCGGCGGCCAGGGCTACGTCCTGGAGTACCGCGGTTCGGCGATCCGCAGCCTCTCCATGGAGGCTCGGATGACGATCTGCAATATGTCGATCGAGGCGGGCGCCCGGGCCGGCATGATCGCCCCGGACCGGACCACCTTCGACTACCTCCAGGGCCGTCCGCACGCCCCCCAGGGCGAGGACTGGGACGCCGCGGTCGCGTACTGGGAGACCCTGGCCACCGACGAGGACGCGGTCTTCGACCACGAGATCTTCATCGACGCCACCGAGCTCACCCCGTTCGTCACCTGGGGCACCAACCCCGGCCAGGGCGCGCCGCTGGGCGCCAACGTGCCGGACCCGGCCTCCTTCGAGGACCCGCAGGAGCGGGTCGCCGCGGAGAACGCGCTGACGTACATGGGCCTGACGGCCGGTACGCCGCTGCGCGAGGTCACGGTGGACGCCGTGTTCGTCGGCTCCTGCACCAACGGCCGCATTGAGGACCTGCGGGCCGCGGCCGCCATCGTGGAGGGCCGCACCATCGCCGAGGGCGTGCGGATGCTGGTGGTCCCGGGCTCGGTGCGGGTCGCGCTGCAGGCCGTCGAGGAGGGCCTGGACAAGGTCTTCACCGCCGCCGGCGCCGAATGGCGGCACGCGGGCTGCTCGATGTGCCTGGGCATGAACCCGGACCAGCTGGCCCCCGGGGAGCGCTGCGCCTCCACCTCGAACCGCAACTTCGAGGGCCGCCAGGGCAAGGGCGGCCGCACCCACCTGGTGTCCCCGCAGGTCGCCGCCGCGACCGCCCTGCTGGGCCGGCTGGCCGCGCCCGCCGACCTGTCGTCCGACGTCGCCGTGGAGGTCTGA